The DNA sequence TATGCGAAATTTCATGCGGTGTCTTAAAAAGTGgcgctatttgaaattggcatcGAAATTAAATTAAGGCGAAATTATACATTAAATCTGGTggtgatttttaaattcatatttaTATGTTGTATATCATATGCTTTTCTACTCTCATTTCCCAAAGCCCAAATTTAACATAATAATGTTCGTACAGTGCTGAAATGagggacaagcctcccggaatgcAGAAAAATTGCTACTGTTTGCAACGATCATGGTTTATCGTAGATAATTGACGATTATGAATTATGAatgaaaaaatgcagaaaataatttcgcggaattttgtttatttagggTAAAAATAccaagaaaatattatgaaataaaagcaTCCGCTAAATTATTTTCTGCATTTTGTAGTAAAATTTTTATCAATTGCTATCACTATTTAGCATTAAATGCTTTTATAACATCCGTTAACAATGGTGTAAGGAAACTCAGTACCGTATATTGTATGTCCAGGTTCATCGTACACATCTAGCAACAGCACAAACTCATCTGTGAATCGTTCAAACTACTACCAATCGCCGCCGACATCCGTGTCAACCGCTAATACCGTTATGTCCTCATCGACGGTTCCAACTGATTCATCTAGTTATTACCACCAGCAGCAGCAATCAACAACAGCACAACAACCTCAGCCCAGCCAGGTAAGAAGTCATTCCCGTGGTTCCTCATCCCACGGTTACGCGCCTCCACCGGTTCCTTCGGCACATCAACCGAATCAGCAGCAGCAAAACTATCAGACACCTCCCGTGGCCACAGCCAATCCCGCTGATGCGACTTCGAGCTACCAACATCTACAATCATCTGCCAGCCCCTCCACTTTTACTCCTTATTCTTCGTATAACAGCACTGCTCCGAGCAGTGCACCAGCCACCACACAAGCAGTTAGCTCTAATGGTTCCGCTTTCCATCGTCCGGAGAGTGCTGCTCCTGTAGGCAATGCGGCCGGTTCCGCTGCCGGTAGTTTCGAAAGTCCTCCGACGTACATCCCCGACAACGGCGCCAATCCCTATCAGTATCCCTACCAGGCGCAGGGCTACCAAACCCAAGGCTATTACCCTCCTCCTGCGTATCCTTACTATCCGGCGGCGGGGGCTCCGTACTCTGCCGGAGATCCCCAGTACCATTCATATCCACCGCCGCCACCTCCCTCGAACTACAACTATCCTCCGTATCCTAGTCAACCTGGCGTCGGTCAGTGGCAGTAATTGCGTGCTGGTAAATTAAGACGATGGTTTAAGTAGAATCTACTGTAGAAGTATATTCTTGTAGGTATTAATATCTGTTGATAATGCTCTCTGCAATATCGTCTGGATGCTTCCTGTTCCTTTAAGTTATTATGAATGCCaatataatataaaatgttTACTAAGTAAAACATCAAGAAGTAAAGTATGATAGGTAAAAATTGTAGATATGCAGCTGAATGTGTATGATGCTCTCTATTTTTGTATACAAGTTTTCaagtgaattattttttttattatttttatagagACTTATTTTTATGCTTTCTTTATAAATAAACCATACGTTCCTATACTGAAAACAAGCATTGAAAATTGCTATGATAGAGAGAAAAATCAACTATAAAATTATTATCGTCGAAGGCTTAATGATGGCAGTAGCTATAAATTAGCGGTtgataaaacaatatttgtcaATGAATACATTTAGACAACTTTCTAAATTGAACCTTATAGTGTAAAAATATTTTACGAACTAGTTTTCCGTATTtcgcaaaacaaaagaaaatatttatgattttcGGTTCGTTGATATTGGCCTTCTAATTTGCTAACTTGAATTGATGGATTTGAAGAATAAAAATTAGTGGAAGTTGCGTCTTTCGCATGATTTTTATTTATGGTTTTCTATTGTGCTCAATTTTGTCCAGAAAATAGTTTTTATATCAATAATCGAGTTTGAAACATGACAATAATAGGAAAGGCCCTTCTCAAGCCGTATTTTTCCTATCAGAATCATGTACTCAATCTTTTAAATAATGATCGCAAGTCCATTTGCAAAATTTGCTATGTTGGTTATTTTTGTGTTAAATTTAGACAAATATTTCATATTTCGTGTAGATTGCGATCGCAAATGCAACATTGATCAGGTTTGAATTTCTGATCCACCTTTCATTGTGATTCGTTGTTGAGCTACGCTTATATCAGAAAAAATCTTCCACGTGCTTTGAATAAAATGGTCGACATCTTGAAAcgaaactttttctaaaacaatATCTGTGTTGGAAGCAttcaaaaatctattttttgctCAATTAGATAGGTGTCGATTAAAGCAACAGCCCGCTCCATATTATAAACAATTTCTTCTATCTCCGCGAGATTGTCTCTGCAACGAAAAATCTATCGTAGTTTGGTTGGAAAATTCGATCAACTAAAATTGGAACATGAATTAATCAGTTTTTGTCTTGCATTATTCGTTATCCTACGATTCTCATATTTCagtgatattttgaaaaatataaaaagataaTGCATGGAAATTTTCCTGCATAAAACAGTGCAAtctatttttgttgattttctgTATGT is a window from the Armigeres subalbatus isolate Guangzhou_Male unplaced genomic scaffold, GZ_Asu_2 Contig1549, whole genome shotgun sequence genome containing:
- the LOC134202991 gene encoding uncharacterized protein LOC134202991, with the protein product SSYTSSNSTNSSVNRSNYYQSPPTSVSTANTVMSSSTVPTDSSSYYHQQQQSTTAQQPQPSQVRSHSRGSSSHGYAPPPVPSAHQPNQQQQNYQTPPVATANPADATSSYQHLQSSASPSTFTPYSSYNSTAPSSAPATTQAVSSNGSAFHRPESAAPVGNAAGSAAGSFESPPTYIPDNGANPYQYPYQAQGYQTQGYYPPPAYPYYPAAGAPYSAGDPQYHSYPPPPPPSNYNYPPYPSQPGVGQWQ